The genomic window GCATTGCGTTTTACAATGAGCACCCCTTTGATCCTTAAGACCTCGTCGGGTGTCGGGACTTTTAGCCCCCTCACCTTCATCGTCTCCAGAGGTTTGGAGCGAATCAATTGACGAATACCGGTTCGAACCCCCTGAAAATTTCCGAGAATCAATACGGGGGGTTCCAGTTTTCTGGTGCGCCAGCCGGCCTCTTGTTCCACCTTTTGGAGGATTTCGGCAAAGCGTTCTTTGAGCCCCGGATGCACATGGTCCGCATCGATTGAGGTTCGGTGACCCACATGGAGCACGGCCGCTGTCCCTCCAACCAAGACACATTCCGGAAAATGAGACTGAAAAACCATCTGGGCAGAAAGAAGACGCTCCCACTCCTCTGTTTCTCGCTTTGTACTTATGCCTCACCTCCTTGAAGGTTCCTCAAAAGGGCCCTCCACA from Deltaproteobacteria bacterium includes these protein-coding regions:
- a CDS encoding nucleotidyl transferase AbiEii/AbiGii toxin family protein, producing MSTKRETEEWERLLSAQMVFQSHFPECVLVGGTAAVLHVGHRTSIDADHVHPGLKERFAEILQKVEQEAGWRTRKLEPPVLILGNFQGVRTGIRQLIRSKPLETMKVRGLKVPTPDEVLRIKGVLIVKRNATRDFIDFVALFDHLGTQRALQALSPLDSFYPQEEQSVSQQLALQLADPKPWDLLQTDLNSYKNLKAPYNDWNEIKRRALAVSQKMMVELMVSGA